The genome window AAACCGttaaaacataaaacaaacaccTTTACCTGCCCCTCTAGCTAACACTCTCGCTCCTCGTCCCCTGCACCTCtcctaaccctctctctctctccacagtcgTAACAAGATGCCGGAGCAGAGCAATGATTACCGAGTGGTGGTGTTCGGGGCGGGCGGCGTCGGCAAGTCCTCGCTGGTCCTCCGCTTCGTCAAGGGCACCTTCAGAGAGTCCTACATCCCCACCATCGAGGACACGTACCGCCAGGTGAGAGTTGAGGGGGTCAAGGAGGTAGGGGGAGTCCTGGGGGGGGGTAAAAGGGGTGGAGTGAGGGAGGCGTTGGTGAGGTGAGGTATGTCTGGGGTTAGTGGTACAGaatcttgttatctctctctctctctctctctctctctctctctctctctctctctctctctctctctctctctctctctctctctctctctctctctctctctctctctgtggtaagCCCTGTCGCTGGTATTTCATTCATATTCTTGCGTGTAGCAGCGTGTGTGCTAGTTCATTTTTCTTGTTGCCACCTgagtgacaagagagagagagagagagagagagagagagagagagagtgtgtgtgtgtgagtgtgtcctgTATACTGACGGTCCCCTGTGTTGCAGGTGATTACGTGCAACAAGAACATCTGCACGCTGCAGATCACGGACACGACGGGCTCGCACCAGTTCCCAGCCATGCAGCGGCTGTCCATCAGCAAGGGCCACGCCTTCATCCTCGTCTACTCCGTCACCAGCCGCCAAAGCCTGGAGGAGCTGCGCCCCATCTGGGAGGTGATCCGCGAGATCAAGGGCAACGAGGAGGAGTTCCCCATCATGCTGGTGGGCAACAAGTGCGACGAGAGCGACGCCCGGGAGGTGCAGAGCTCCATGGGCGAGAACCAGGCCAAGGCGTGGAAGTGCAACTTTATGGAGACGTCGGCCAAGACGAACCACAACGTGAAGGAGCTCTTCCAGGAGCTGCTCAACATGGAGAAGAACAGAAACATGTCCCTGCA of Eriocheir sinensis breed Jianghai 21 chromosome 2, ASM2467909v1, whole genome shotgun sequence contains these proteins:
- the LOC127002896 gene encoding GTP-binding protein Di-Ras2-like isoform X1; the encoded protein is MNARLPRGPQVGRPATHDPGGSSSTNGRNKMPEQSNDYRVVVFGAGGVGKSSLVLRFVKGTFRESYIPTIEDTYRQVITCNKNICTLQITDTTGSHQFPAMQRLSISKGHAFILVYSVTSRQSLEELRPIWEVIREIKGNEEEFPIMLVGNKCDESDAREVQSSMGENQAKAWKCNFMETSAKTNHNVKELFQELLNMEKNRNMSLQLDGKKNKSQKGTRKIKEKCLLM
- the LOC127002896 gene encoding GTP-binding protein Di-Ras2-like isoform X2, producing MPEQSNDYRVVVFGAGGVGKSSLVLRFVKGTFRESYIPTIEDTYRQVITCNKNICTLQITDTTGSHQFPAMQRLSISKGHAFILVYSVTSRQSLEELRPIWEVIREIKGNEEEFPIMLVGNKCDESDAREVQSSMGENQAKAWKCNFMETSAKTNHNVKELFQELLNMEKNRNMSLQLDGKKNKSQKGTRKIKEKCLLM